ATAGATATTCAGTACGAGTTAAATGAAAAGGACGATTTCGAAAGTTTGTCAGGACTAGACACCTTGAGATTAAACAAATGGCTGGACAATAATCTAAGTGAAAACAGCAGTTCTCAGGAGCTCATTCAAAACATCTATGACAATATGCGAGAGGAAGTTAGCTCCGACAAAACTTACTTGAAGCTTTCAGCCAAAGTATGCGAAAAGCGCTTAAATGCCTCCGATGAAGAGCAAATCATAAAAACCATCGATGAAAAACACCCTATAAGAGTAGAAATCACCGATGCTTGCTTGACAAACTACAGCGGAGTTTGGATGTGGAAACATTTCTATTTATAAAATAAAAAGCCATTCACAACATCTATCGTGAATGGCTTTTTTCTTAATGCACAATGTGCTACTTATCAATATGACACTTTTTTGCCTTCTCCGATCAAAGGTGTATTGTCAAGTATGCTCATCTTTATAATAGTTCCTAAATACTCATCTAATTGGTAAAACCTAGCGGCTATTTCAGGGGAAATTTCCTTTCTCATTTTGTTGTAAAACTTCTTTTTCATCTTCAAAGTCTTTTTCTGAAGTTCAAAAAGCTTATTCATATCGTATTCAGGCGTTTTTCCTTCTTCTGTTACTTTCACAAACTCCTCAAGTTGCCCATTCAAAATTTTGATTTTTTCATTAGCCACTTGATTACGCTCAGCTTCGTATTCTTCATAAATTTTCCAAAAAACCTCCGATTCTCCTTCTTTTAGTTTCATGTTCTCTTTTATAACAGCTTTCTTCTCCATATTGAGAATGGACTTGTACATTTCCAATTCGGATGCCGAGGCATTTTGAGCTCTCAATCCATTGAACATTCCACTGATAAAAATAACTGTTATGGCAAAAAATAAATTTTTCATCTTAGTAGTTTTAAGGTTTTATATATTTAATAGGTGTATTACAAACTTAATCAATCATCCCCTACAATTTAGTCATTAAAATAAAAAAGCGCATTTGAAATGAATCAAATGCGCTGAATATAATTTTTATGGAATTCCCTTAATTTTGAGGAACAGTCGCTTTGTATAAAATAGAATCTTGAGACGCTTGAATAGTGTATTGTTGATCAGACTTCACAACAAATGCTTCTCCTTTGCCTAATTCAATTTCATCCGACACGCTCGACGCTTTCACATCTCCTTCAAGCACAAATACAATATCAGTAGAATGGGCATCTTTATTCTTATACTCCTCTCCATTGCTAAGCTTGATAACGCTCAACTCAAAATCAGCTGCTGGCGATTTGAAAGCCAATTCATGAGCTCTTACTTTTTCTCCTGCAATGATATTTGGAATAGTTCTCTCGAATTTAGTATGCTTAAGCAACTCCGACACATCAATATGCTTAGGGGTCAATCCTCCTCTCAACACATTATCGGAATTCGCCATCAATTCCATATTTTGGCCTTCCATATACGCATGAGGAACACCAGCATCTTGGAAAATAGCATCTCCTTTTTCTGCCTTAACAATATTGAACAAATAAATTGAAAAGATTCCTCTATCCAAACCTTCGTTCAAATCTGTTTGTCCAGAAACCGCTTTCGATGCCCAGTAATCAGGCGATGACTTTTCTACTTTGCCTTGCTTGTAATTTGGATAAATTCTCAACATCAAAGGAGATAAAATCCTATCTACTTCGGATTGAGGAAGTTCCATAATGTGTTGGTAAAGCTTCTTGTAATCATTTCCTTCAAAATAAGTAAGCAATTCATTGAACTCAGGCACAGATTTCAATGTTTCAACAACTTCTTCCTCTGACTTGAATCCATGCAACAACCAGAATTCGCTTAAAGCCACCATAATCTCTGGCTTATGATTGTCATCCTTATAGTTGCGGTTTGAAGCGCTTAACGAAATGCCTTCTTCATTTTCTCTAGCGAAGCCTTTGACAGCCTCTTCCTTGGTAGGGTGAACTTGAATGGACAACATATCCTTAACATCAAGAACCTTGAACAAGTAAGGCAATTTATTCGCAAACTGATTCGCTACTTTCTCTCCCAAGAATGAATTCGGATCCTCGGCAATGAGCTTATTCAACGGCACTTCGCCACCAACCATAGAAGGCGCATTGTCATGAGCTCCCAACCAATACTCAGCCGTTGGCTGCCCTTTGACATCCACGCCTAATAACTGGCCAATATAACTTTCCCCTCCCCAAGCATAATGCTGGATCTTTCCTTCTATTTTCGCTAAATTCTTCATTTTACTCACAAAAAGTTATGCAATAGTATGATAATTTAGGAGCAAGTCCTAAAGTAGATATAGATAAAACTGCTTCGAGAGCATTTTGATATGCAATCGAAGCAAAAATGATTATTTAATATTTTCACCCACCAAATAAGCTGAGACCAGCCAATGATTCATTTCATTTTTCTTCGTTGGTTGGGCATTTGGAATACTTATCGTTATTACGTGCTTTCCTGCTGTTACGCTTGAAAGATCAATAACCTCAGGATCAACTACAGATCCGGGACACCAATTGGAGCGAGAATAATCCGATGAGGCAATTCGCTCGTCAATTTCCTTGCCTTTCCACTCAGCCTTTTCCGTCCACACGCCTGAATGAGGATTGAATCTTCTAAACGAAGCGCAATCATCCCTCCATGGATAAAAATCCAAAATTGTCTGGCCATCAAGAGACACTATATTTTGATTCTTCACAAACTCGTCTCCTCCGCTATGACCTCCATGACCTGTGACAAGGTACTTCAATTGAACATTTTTCACATGTTTAGGAATATCAATCTCAAATGACAGATCTCCACGAGAAAAGGCATCATAAGCTTTTTGAGGCCCTGTGTAAACGACAGTATTCAAAACAGGCTCTACCCACTTTTGAGTTCGCTTGTCGCAAGCAAGCTCGCTTTCTTCGATATTGATATCCATACTCAGGTTATATCCCTCCTTTGTCCATGTATCTATCCAAGCACCGACATAATACTCTCCAGCTGTCAATCTATCCGCAAAGTCGGAAATATCTTGAGTCCAAACGACCTCCTTTTCCCAGTGAGGCACATAAACAGGTCTTCTATTTTCCATAGAATCACTATAATACCCCACGCCAAAAGGAGTCATAAATCGCATGATCTCCAAATTCGGCTTATAGCCAGCTTCTTGTTTGATTCCATAAAACTTCTCTTCAAGATTTGTAGGCTCCGGAAATTGTTGGTTCTTATTTAAAATATCTAAAAGATTGATCTCTGATTCCGCAGGAATAATAAACGCCGAACCAGATTTATCCCAAGCATCGCCATTGGAAGTCACGGTAACCTTTGCTGTGATATTTACCGATCGTTCATATTCCTCATCTATTCTTATCTTTTTCATGATCACCCGTCCATTATCCAAATGCATAACACCTTTAGCATTCGGCTTCGATGGAACCGCATATTTATTCGGCTCGAAATGAATATTCTCATGATCAAAGACTTTAATCACTTGATCCCCGTTGGCAGGCAACTCCTTATGGTTGGAGCAACTATAAAAAATTAAGCCTGCGATAAATGCATATAAAACTCTCTTCATACTAGTAAAATTTAAACCACCCGATATAATCAGGTGGCCCATATCACTTGTTAAAATGTATCCACAACACTAAAGCTGGAAATATCTTCAGACTTCAATTGCTTATCTGTCTCCAACCTAATTTTCGAAAGCTGTCCAGGCACGACATCAAAATAATTGTCAGACCAGAACCCTTTGCCTTCAATCTCCAAATACAAATTCTTGATCAGAGTCTCTGAAGAGATTGTTACATCATATCCTCCGTCAACTTGCTCTATTTGTATATCCGATGAAGATTTTTTCAGTTTCAAGTCTTTTACAGGCACAAAGTAATGCGTATTCTTAGTCAATACTTTTCCTTCACTAATTACTTCAGCGACCAATACCACACTCTTCTTATCCTGTCCTTTCAAGAAATCACTAACATCCTTATGCCAGTACACTTCGCTGCTATTGGAAGGGATTTCAACTTTTTGACTATGCGTCGAAATTTGGTTGCCTTTGAAATCGTAAAGTTCCAATTTCAAATCAGCAGACCTATCCGCAAGCTCATCAGAAATAATTTTCACCTCCAACTGACCATTTTTTTCTTCCATAGTTGTCAACACAGGTGTAAATGCATCTCTGACGAAATATTGCATGGCTTTCCAGTTGCCATAATAATCCATCCCTGACCATGAAGCTACCGGCCAACAATCATTAAGTTGCCAGTATAATGTACCCATACAAAATGGCTTTGCGCCTCTTTGGGCTTCAAAGGCCATTCTCATGCCTTCAGCTTGCAGTATTTGACTTAAATAAACAAATGAAGGAAAATCTTTTGGCTCGCGGTAATACATATCCATGTATTCCTTAATAGTAATATTGCCTATGGAGCTTTTTTGATGCGTTTTCATCACATCCGAATCAATATTCCAATCCTCTTCAGTGGCGAATTTCTTAATCGTTCTCATCTCTGGGAATGACTGAAAGCCAAACTCGCTCATAAATCTTGGAATATATTCTCTAAAGCTTTCAAAAGGCTTCTTGCCCCACCAAACTCCCCAATAATGGTTGTCGCCATATTTAAAATCCTCAAGTTCACCCCAATTGCTGATTGGCGAAGACGGATAATAAAAACGTCCGGGATCATGTTCTTCAACCATTTGCGGAAGCAATTCCTTAAACAGCTTGGTATAATAATCATACAGCAACACTGAGTCTTGAACAGAATAATTTCTGGACTCCTGCCAGCCCCAATTCTCCCAGCCCATTTGAATTTCATTATTGCCGCACCATAGAGCCAAACTTGGGTGATTTCTTAATCTTCTAATATTGTCTACAGCTTCGTTTTTGACATTCTCCAAAAAGGCTTCATCACCAGGGTACATCGTACAAGCAAACATGAAGTCTTGCCACAACAAAAGACCTTTTTCATCCGCCAACTCATAGAAGTAGTCATTTTCATAAATACCACCACCCCATAAGCGAATCATATTCATGTTCGATGCCACTGCTGTATTCATAAGATGCTCATATCTAGAGCTGTCCACTCTTGGCAACAAATTGTCCTGAGGAATGTAATTCGTTCCTTTCATGAAAACCGGATGTCCATTGACTTTCATGTAAAATGACTCTCCGATGCTATCAGGTTCATTTATCACTTCAAAAGTTCTCAAGCCTATGCGACGATCCAATTCATCCAAAATTTTATTATCACTCATCAACTGATAATGCACAGGATACAAATGAGGCTCACCAAAACCATTAGGCCACCATAATTCAGGGTCGATAATATCAAAACTTAAATCCAATGTATTCAAGCCCTTCTTAAGGTCAAAAGTCTTTTGGATTGACTCAAAGCTATTGTCTTGAGAAT
The Aureibacter tunicatorum DNA segment above includes these coding regions:
- a CDS encoding beta-mannosidase translates to MKQSRIWNVIMLFLATTSLFSCAQEQSKVYVESSLHDGWQFKQASKNEWKEAIVPGVVHMDLMRHGDIEDPFYRSNEKKVQWIEEEDWEYKTSFDVSEDLMNKDRIEIEFEGLDTYADVVINGIKVLSANNMFVRWNKDVKQYLKLGENEMKITFRSPINEVMDQYESTGFEYPADNDAHEKKLSVFTRKAPYHYGWDWGIRLVTSGIYRPITLKAWDEAKLVDVWVRQNHKEDRVELQHTIEVESFEDGQVQFVINSQDNSFESIQKTFDLKKGLNTLDLSFDIIDPELWWPNGFGEPHLYPVHYQLMSDNKILDELDRRIGLRTFEVINEPDSIGESFYMKVNGHPVFMKGTNYIPQDNLLPRVDSSRYEHLMNTAVASNMNMIRLWGGGIYENDYFYELADEKGLLLWQDFMFACTMYPGDEAFLENVKNEAVDNIRRLRNHPSLALWCGNNEIQMGWENWGWQESRNYSVQDSVLLYDYYTKLFKELLPQMVEEHDPGRFYYPSSPISNWGELEDFKYGDNHYWGVWWGKKPFESFREYIPRFMSEFGFQSFPEMRTIKKFATEEDWNIDSDVMKTHQKSSIGNITIKEYMDMYYREPKDFPSFVYLSQILQAEGMRMAFEAQRGAKPFCMGTLYWQLNDCWPVASWSGMDYYGNWKAMQYFVRDAFTPVLTTMEEKNGQLEVKIISDELADRSADLKLELYDFKGNQISTHSQKVEIPSNSSEVYWHKDVSDFLKGQDKKSVVLVAEVISEGKVLTKNTHYFVPVKDLKLKKSSSDIQIEQVDGGYDVTISSETLIKNLYLEIEGKGFWSDNYFDVVPGQLSKIRLETDKQLKSEDISSFSVVDTF
- a CDS encoding PNGase F N-terminal domain-containing protein, which gives rise to MKRVLYAFIAGLIFYSCSNHKELPANGDQVIKVFDHENIHFEPNKYAVPSKPNAKGVMHLDNGRVIMKKIRIDEEYERSVNITAKVTVTSNGDAWDKSGSAFIIPAESEINLLDILNKNQQFPEPTNLEEKFYGIKQEAGYKPNLEIMRFMTPFGVGYYSDSMENRRPVYVPHWEKEVVWTQDISDFADRLTAGEYYVGAWIDTWTKEGYNLSMDINIEESELACDKRTQKWVEPVLNTVVYTGPQKAYDAFSRGDLSFEIDIPKHVKNVQLKYLVTGHGGHSGGDEFVKNQNIVSLDGQTILDFYPWRDDCASFRRFNPHSGVWTEKAEWKGKEIDERIASSDYSRSNWCPGSVVDPEVIDLSSVTAGKHVITISIPNAQPTKKNEMNHWLVSAYLVGENIK
- the manA gene encoding mannose-6-phosphate isomerase, class I, whose protein sequence is MKNLAKIEGKIQHYAWGGESYIGQLLGVDVKGQPTAEYWLGAHDNAPSMVGGEVPLNKLIAEDPNSFLGEKVANQFANKLPYLFKVLDVKDMLSIQVHPTKEEAVKGFARENEEGISLSASNRNYKDDNHKPEIMVALSEFWLLHGFKSEEEVVETLKSVPEFNELLTYFEGNDYKKLYQHIMELPQSEVDRILSPLMLRIYPNYKQGKVEKSSPDYWASKAVSGQTDLNEGLDRGIFSIYLFNIVKAEKGDAIFQDAGVPHAYMEGQNMELMANSDNVLRGGLTPKHIDVSELLKHTKFERTIPNIIAGEKVRAHELAFKSPAADFELSVIKLSNGEEYKNKDAHSTDIVFVLEGDVKASSVSDEIELGKGEAFVVKSDQQYTIQASQDSILYKATVPQN